Proteins from a single region of Syntrophales bacterium:
- a CDS encoding AAA family ATPase has protein sequence MPFEFHLPSLEEMRATQDGLEMLRMIDDDGFRSALVTGCPGSGKTTVSIYRLVRINNQQTNVHLVTFQNMLVQAIRNLANIQSVPRERVSTFHKWYCPLTNSGFNVDAPPTPEAMAERIRKSPLTGQQIEELLIDEGQDLPLCVYQVLPQYFERVFVGADNGQQVHPKHGAKIEEIESILRTDFGPYRRFPLGRNFRNTYETYLFARQFIPKTNQVAWDEAIPERLLRSNRRGPKPTVISYHDDAHRNQHLRTILQNAEGNVAILCPLALWRKRYGHSGESVDDVHEMVTKMGISATKYHHEEEISDDLERYVVTTFISSKGLEFDVVIIPRINFFKDIPQEWYVASTRAKKELFVFRDLNDPQKDPISGFDPDTYNALDAETPVPEDDVPF, from the coding sequence ATGCCGTTCGAATTTCATTTGCCTTCATTGGAGGAAATGCGTGCTACACAAGACGGTCTTGAAATGCTCCGCATGATCGACGATGACGGTTTCCGAAGCGCCCTCGTCACCGGTTGCCCTGGTAGTGGTAAAACAACAGTCTCGATCTATCGCCTTGTTCGCATCAACAACCAGCAAACCAATGTTCATCTGGTAACTTTCCAGAATATGCTCGTGCAAGCTATTCGCAACCTTGCGAACATCCAAAGTGTCCCGCGGGAGCGTGTCAGTACATTTCATAAGTGGTATTGTCCGCTTACTAATTCCGGTTTCAATGTTGATGCGCCACCGACACCAGAGGCGATGGCAGAGCGCATCCGAAAATCGCCCCTAACGGGCCAGCAAATCGAAGAACTTCTCATCGACGAAGGTCAAGACCTGCCTCTTTGTGTCTATCAGGTGCTTCCACAGTATTTTGAACGCGTTTTCGTTGGCGCGGATAACGGCCAACAAGTCCATCCAAAGCACGGGGCGAAAATAGAAGAGATTGAAAGCATTCTGCGAACGGACTTCGGACCCTACAGACGCTTCCCATTGGGGAGAAATTTCAGAAACACATATGAGACATACCTCTTTGCCCGCCAATTTATCCCCAAAACAAACCAAGTCGCATGGGATGAGGCAATCCCTGAACGCCTTCTCCGCTCTAATCGTCGCGGACCGAAGCCAACAGTCATTTCATATCATGACGATGCTCATAGGAATCAGCATCTGAGGACAATCCTTCAGAATGCAGAGGGCAATGTGGCTATCCTGTGTCCACTTGCTCTATGGCGAAAGCGTTACGGCCATTCGGGTGAATCCGTCGATGATGTCCATGAAATGGTCACTAAGATGGGCATATCAGCTACAAAATATCACCACGAGGAGGAAATATCGGATGATCTGGAACGCTACGTTGTTACGACCTTTATATCGTCCAAAGGGCTAGAGTTCGATGTTGTCATCATTCCGCGTATCAATTTCTTTAAAGATATCCCGCAAGAATGGTATGTTGCCAGCACACGCGCAAAAAAGGAGCTTTTCGTTTTCAGGGATCTAAACGATCCACAAAAGGATCCTATATCTGGTTTCGATCCTGACACCTACAATGCCCTGGACGCAGAGACCCCGGTTCCAGAAGACGACGTACCATTCTAG
- a CDS encoding DEAD/DEAH box helicase translates to MRRLLSLDETRQSPLLKGPYISLSRPFRQGAALEDLVREGIFHPLMRERVPKEIGRVYGHQEEAIRAIHTGRTTLVSTGTGSGKTECFLYPVISKCLTLRDEGASAGICAVIVYPMNALAEDQLGRLRSLLAGTGISFGMYVGKTPEREVDVAGYRLPAGASLADYEAKLAEYRREKRGETVYPAEEVCSREAMRKAGHQPRILLTNVKQLELLLTRQRDVELFSDARLDFLVFDEAHTFAGAQGAETACLIRRLRAFCGREAQDTVCIATSATIADRRNPDAARDFASRFFGVGEESVVTVSEAYEAEVWAEDRFTPSKPKDAGRLLNDCVQAVEEEEGDGAAIRTVYRALTTADLARGKWPEALYEALSRNELLFQLSEALASPRPLEELPEILGKKTGRAITEAEILAWLTLGAAARREGRPLVRPVVHGFIRGISGAVVTFPESDPGPMLWLAAEDEIEAGDGEERHAHFPVTTCTTCGQHYFIAFLKDFDFTLRRPGGGEATGDGSFWMPLEEAQGGRRVVLLDRIVGGTEDEDLDDHERTAALHFCRHCGAAHPEPVGRCRHCGAAGKTVVLYAIRQKKEDPGKLSSCLSCGANGRRIGSTYREPARPVRATNVADVHVLAQDMVHHSERPRLLVFCDNRQDAAFQAGWMKDHARRFRLRALMAEGLKAGAVSIGDLAMHLDEILEKDEALSRALVPEVWQVVRREGGGGRHEKERRKFLRIQVLREVTLSSRQAIGLEPWGRMKVDYEGLDPALPWIQENAHSLGMPPEDLRDGVAGLLDYLRRKRILHDPEWEIFTKYWQEGDLEVQQGYLPQAGGPVGTKLHREPDEKPELVTQWLSERGDTTIRQMAKKWGVSAENVEGFLTGLFRFLSSKDAGLLKPVRLKGAKGNPLPNVSGVYQVDADRLRLQQNHGVWRCKNCRRRTTRRAPNLACPAWRCDGVLEFVREDPDNYDLQLLDQGYSMLRPEEHTAMVPHEERERLENLFKGDSEAVNAFVCTPTLELGVDIGKLDAILMRNVPPLPANYWQRAGRAGRRHRMAVDMTYCRPVSHDRAYFAEPLKLLAGRVDPPAFNLRNDLMVAKHVHATAITRLHQYGKDPSRSTAEKREIADTLKTCLPDRVSAYLFDGGLVREKLPDLSPLQALIDGNMDDLCGYVERAFCQGWPEADAEVTWPEVLRAHAEGMVVSLAEVIGRLDRRLRWALEQIRRLNAVREKQGDLNQEDEALFRRCDGLVKRLKGTARRTRREAEGYDDVNTFGVLAAEGFLPGYGLEVGSILGSAEIPFWRTGAMAFNLPRPPSVALREYVPGNLIYANGNRFVSRRFHRDIDEQRIEMPVFEVSSERQAVKETKLGVAPGALGAVTLQTIAVCDVDLVHQSHISDEEELRFQLGVAVYGLERDQHKGGQAYRWGEQVLHHRRGVRLRMVNVGASIAIDRFERFGYPVCRVCGQSVSPLSSDRQREHFEQSHLERCGKPIEPVGFYADVVADVLSLPACPDQTRAYSVLEALRFAAARVLDMHLDDLQILVIGHVDRDEVDALLWDPMPGGSGLLDQLCERFEEIIAVAREVVGNCPAACEKSCIDCLQTFRNSYYHKYLDRMAAQERLAAWGDHLTASHAIPAKQPSKEPDEGTHPVNEAERRLRHLLLAAGFEEGIRGRQIRLDRVIGTTTPDVIYCAPHHEEDEGVCIYLDGLSGHLHGNAATAEQDQRIRTWLRNNGYEVIEIAVSDLADEGAMTRHFRRLAGYLNAGELREALKKDATWYKRGQEAGKERGPFVLRIVRPRPQNRFINCVPLMPLKIAAGYFGEPQPGGSEDWDQDWVEIDTGRRLRKGMFVAQVMGKSMEPAIPDGAYCLFGSPVEGTRQGRTVVVLLRDKTDPDTGQRFTVKRYESKKAVSEDGTWRHVEVLLKPVNRDFEPIVLTCEDEGSVEVVAEMLEVLG, encoded by the coding sequence ATGCGGCGGCTCCTCTCGCTCGACGAGACGCGCCAATCTCCTCTCCTGAAGGGGCCGTATATCAGCCTCTCGCGGCCCTTCCGGCAGGGCGCAGCGCTGGAGGATCTGGTTCGCGAGGGTATCTTTCATCCCCTCATGCGGGAACGCGTCCCGAAGGAGATCGGCCGGGTTTACGGACACCAAGAAGAGGCGATCCGGGCCATCCATACCGGGCGGACCACGCTGGTCTCGACGGGTACCGGCTCCGGGAAGACCGAATGCTTCCTCTATCCGGTCATCAGTAAATGTCTCACCCTGAGGGATGAAGGCGCGTCTGCCGGCATCTGTGCCGTGATCGTCTATCCGATGAACGCTCTGGCCGAAGACCAACTTGGCCGTTTGCGATCCCTTCTAGCCGGCACCGGCATCAGCTTCGGCATGTACGTCGGCAAGACCCCCGAACGGGAAGTAGATGTCGCGGGATACCGTCTTCCTGCGGGGGCGTCTCTCGCTGACTACGAGGCAAAACTGGCCGAATATCGCCGGGAGAAAAGGGGCGAGACGGTCTATCCCGCCGAGGAGGTCTGCTCGCGGGAAGCGATGCGCAAGGCGGGCCATCAGCCGCGGATCCTGCTGACGAACGTCAAACAGTTGGAACTCCTGCTTACACGCCAGCGGGATGTCGAGCTGTTCTCCGACGCGAGACTTGATTTTCTGGTCTTCGACGAGGCGCACACCTTCGCCGGCGCCCAGGGGGCCGAAACGGCCTGCCTCATCCGCCGACTGCGGGCCTTTTGCGGCCGCGAGGCCCAGGACACTGTCTGTATCGCCACCTCGGCAACCATTGCCGACCGGCGGAACCCCGATGCAGCCAGGGACTTTGCCAGCCGCTTCTTCGGCGTGGGGGAGGAGTCGGTTGTCACTGTGAGCGAGGCCTATGAGGCAGAGGTGTGGGCAGAAGACCGATTCACGCCATCGAAACCAAAAGACGCCGGGCGCCTGCTCAACGATTGCGTGCAAGCAGTGGAGGAGGAAGAGGGGGACGGGGCTGCCATCCGCACCGTCTATCGCGCCTTGACCACTGCCGACCTGGCCAGGGGAAAATGGCCTGAAGCCCTCTACGAAGCGCTGTCCCGAAACGAGTTGCTCTTCCAGTTGAGCGAGGCGCTCGCTTCACCGCGGCCGCTCGAGGAATTGCCGGAGATCCTGGGAAAAAAGACCGGCCGGGCCATCACCGAGGCCGAGATCCTGGCCTGGTTGACCCTGGGCGCGGCGGCAAGGAGGGAGGGACGACCGCTTGTTCGGCCTGTCGTTCATGGCTTTATCCGCGGGATCAGCGGGGCCGTGGTCACCTTCCCCGAAAGCGATCCGGGGCCGATGCTCTGGCTTGCCGCCGAAGATGAGATCGAAGCCGGTGACGGGGAGGAACGGCACGCCCACTTTCCGGTAACCACCTGCACGACCTGCGGTCAGCATTACTTCATTGCCTTCTTGAAAGACTTCGATTTCACGCTCCGGCGGCCGGGCGGCGGTGAGGCGACAGGCGACGGATCTTTCTGGATGCCTTTGGAGGAAGCCCAGGGAGGACGTCGGGTGGTACTTCTGGACCGGATCGTCGGGGGAACGGAAGACGAGGATCTCGATGACCATGAACGGACCGCTGCGCTACACTTCTGCCGGCACTGCGGCGCCGCCCATCCCGAGCCGGTCGGCCGGTGCCGCCACTGCGGCGCGGCTGGTAAAACCGTCGTTCTCTATGCCATACGGCAAAAGAAAGAAGATCCCGGGAAACTCTCCAGTTGCCTTTCCTGCGGGGCCAACGGCCGCCGCATCGGCAGCACCTACCGGGAGCCCGCCCGCCCTGTCCGCGCCACCAATGTAGCCGATGTCCATGTCCTGGCACAGGACATGGTTCACCATTCGGAACGGCCGCGTCTCCTGGTCTTCTGCGACAACCGACAGGATGCCGCATTCCAGGCCGGGTGGATGAAGGACCATGCCCGTCGTTTCCGCCTGCGCGCACTCATGGCCGAAGGGCTGAAGGCGGGCGCCGTTTCGATTGGCGATCTGGCGATGCATCTCGACGAAATCCTGGAGAAGGACGAGGCCCTTTCCCGCGCCCTGGTGCCCGAGGTATGGCAGGTTGTTCGCCGGGAAGGCGGTGGGGGACGCCACGAAAAGGAGAGGCGGAAATTCCTCCGGATTCAGGTGTTGCGCGAGGTCACCCTTTCCTCCCGGCAGGCCATCGGCTTGGAGCCCTGGGGACGGATGAAGGTAGATTACGAAGGTCTCGATCCGGCGCTTCCCTGGATTCAGGAGAACGCCCACAGCCTTGGGATGCCCCCCGAGGATCTGCGGGACGGCGTCGCCGGTCTTCTCGACTATCTGCGACGCAAGCGGATACTGCACGATCCGGAATGGGAAATCTTTACCAAATACTGGCAGGAAGGCGATCTCGAAGTCCAGCAGGGCTATCTACCCCAGGCGGGCGGGCCGGTCGGAACGAAGCTCCATCGGGAACCGGATGAAAAACCGGAGCTTGTGACCCAGTGGCTCAGCGAGCGGGGGGACACGACGATCCGCCAGATGGCCAAAAAATGGGGCGTCTCTGCGGAGAATGTCGAGGGCTTCCTGACAGGCCTGTTCCGTTTTCTGAGCAGCAAAGACGCGGGACTCCTCAAACCGGTGCGTCTCAAGGGGGCGAAGGGAAACCCGCTGCCGAATGTCAGCGGCGTCTATCAGGTAGACGCGGATCGCCTGCGGCTTCAGCAGAATCATGGCGTCTGGCGCTGCAAAAACTGCCGGCGGCGGACAACGCGTCGCGCCCCGAACTTGGCCTGTCCGGCCTGGCGCTGTGACGGTGTCCTCGAATTCGTCCGTGAAGATCCGGACAACTATGACCTGCAACTCCTCGACCAGGGCTACTCCATGCTCCGTCCGGAAGAGCACACGGCCATGGTCCCGCACGAGGAGCGGGAACGGTTGGAGAACCTTTTCAAAGGCGATTCCGAGGCGGTCAATGCCTTTGTCTGCACCCCGACCCTCGAACTGGGGGTGGACATCGGCAAGCTTGACGCGATTCTCATGCGTAATGTGCCGCCCTTGCCGGCCAATTACTGGCAGCGGGCCGGCCGGGCGGGCAGGCGTCACCGCATGGCGGTGGATATGACCTATTGCCGGCCGGTTTCCCACGACCGGGCCTATTTCGCCGAGCCGCTGAAGCTCCTGGCGGGCCGGGTGGATCCGCCTGCCTTCAATCTGCGCAACGACCTGATGGTTGCCAAGCATGTCCATGCCACGGCCATTACCAGGCTGCATCAATATGGGAAGGACCCTTCCCGATCGACCGCAGAGAAACGGGAGATTGCCGATACGCTGAAGACCTGCCTGCCCGACCGGGTCTCGGCCTATCTCTTCGATGGGGGCCTCGTGCGCGAGAAGCTCCCCGATCTGAGCCCCTTACAGGCCTTGATCGACGGGAATATGGATGACCTCTGCGGCTATGTGGAGCGCGCTTTTTGCCAGGGCTGGCCGGAAGCGGATGCTGAAGTGACGTGGCCGGAGGTGCTTCGCGCCCATGCAGAGGGAATGGTGGTCAGCCTTGCGGAAGTGATTGGCCGGCTGGATCGCCGCCTGAGATGGGCCTTGGAACAGATACGGCGGCTCAACGCGGTGCGGGAGAAACAGGGTGATCTGAATCAGGAGGATGAGGCCTTGTTCCGGCGCTGCGACGGTCTCGTTAAGCGGCTCAAGGGCACGGCGCGAAGGACCCGGCGCGAGGCAGAAGGGTATGACGACGTGAACACCTTCGGCGTACTGGCCGCCGAAGGCTTTCTCCCTGGCTACGGCCTGGAAGTCGGCTCCATCCTGGGGTCCGCCGAGATCCCCTTTTGGCGAACCGGCGCTATGGCTTTCAACCTGCCCCGGCCTCCCAGCGTCGCGCTTCGGGAGTATGTGCCGGGCAATCTGATCTACGCCAACGGAAATCGCTTCGTGTCACGCCGCTTCCATCGCGATATCGATGAGCAACGGATTGAAATGCCCGTTTTCGAGGTTTCCTCCGAGCGCCAGGCCGTCAAGGAGACAAAACTGGGCGTCGCTCCGGGCGCACTCGGTGCTGTTACCCTGCAAACCATTGCGGTTTGCGATGTCGATCTGGTCCACCAGTCGCACATTTCCGATGAGGAGGAATTGCGGTTTCAGTTGGGCGTGGCGGTATATGGTCTGGAACGTGACCAGCACAAAGGCGGCCAAGCTTACCGCTGGGGCGAACAGGTCCTGCATCACCGCCGTGGCGTAAGGCTGCGCATGGTCAATGTGGGCGCTTCGATCGCCATCGACCGATTCGAGAGGTTCGGCTATCCCGTATGTCGGGTCTGCGGCCAGAGCGTGTCCCCGCTCTCCTCAGACCGGCAGCGCGAGCATTTCGAGCAGTCCCACCTGGAACGCTGCGGGAAGCCCATTGAGCCAGTCGGTTTTTATGCCGACGTCGTGGCCGACGTCCTGTCGCTGCCCGCCTGCCCGGACCAGACCAGGGCCTACAGTGTCCTCGAGGCGCTGCGTTTTGCCGCAGCCCGGGTGCTGGACATGCACCTGGATGACCTGCAGATCCTGGTCATTGGCCATGTGGACCGGGACGAGGTGGATGCCCTGCTGTGGGATCCCATGCCCGGCGGTTCCGGCCTCCTCGATCAGCTCTGTGAACGCTTCGAGGAGATTATAGCCGTGGCCCGGGAGGTTGTCGGAAACTGTCCCGCAGCCTGTGAAAAATCATGCATTGATTGCCTCCAGACTTTCCGCAACAGCTATTATCACAAGTACCTCGATCGGATGGCGGCACAGGAGCGGCTTGCAGCCTGGGGTGACCATCTGACAGCGAGCCATGCCATCCCGGCCAAGCAGCCGTCCAAGGAACCCGACGAGGGAACGCACCCGGTCAACGAGGCAGAACGTCGACTCCGGCATCTGCTCCTGGCGGCCGGTTTCGAGGAGGGAATCCGCGGCCGGCAGATCAGGCTTGACCGCGTCATCGGGACAACCACCCCGGACGTCATCTATTGTGCGCCTCACCATGAAGAAGACGAAGGGGTGTGCATCTATCTGGACGGCCTGAGCGGGCATCTGCATGGCAATGCGGCGACTGCGGAACAGGATCAACGCATCCGCACCTGGCTGCGAAACAATGGTTACGAAGTGATCGAAATCGCTGTAAGCGACCTTGCCGACGAAGGCGCCATGACCCGCCACTTCCGGAGGCTGGCCGGCTATCTCAACGCCGGAGAGCTCCGGGAAGCCCTGAAGAAGGATGCAACCTGGTACAAGCGAGGACAGGAGGCGGGCAAGGAGCGAGGGCCCTTTGTCTTGAGGATCGTACGACCACGTCCCCAAAATCGATTCATCAATTGTGTCCCGCTGATGCCACTGAAGATCGCCGCTGGATATTTTGGGGAGCCACAGCCTGGTGGCAGTGAGGATTGGGATCAAGATTGGGTGGAAATTGATACGGGCCGACGCTTACGGAAAGGGATGTTTGTCGCTCAAGTGATGGGCAAGTCAATGGAGCCGGCGATTCCCGACGGCGCTTATTGCCTCTTCGGGTCACCTGTCGAAGGTACACGCCAAGGCCGTACAGTGGTCGTTCTGTTACGGGATAAAACAGATCCGGATACAGGCCAGCGTTTTACGGTCAAGCGCTACGAAAGCAAGAAGGCGGTTTCTGAAGACGGCACCTGGCGGCATGTAGAAGTTTTACTCAAGCCGGTTAATCGGGATTTTGAGCCCATTGTGCTTACATGCGAAGACGAGGGCAGCGTGGAGGTCGTGGCCGAAATGCTGGAGGTACTGGGATAA
- a CDS encoding DUF1848 domain-containing protein, giving the protein MVFSGWKTDIINLPDNKCEKAICPVIVSASRATDIPAFFAKWFRNRLEAGYLTWKNPFNTKQFQYISFKKTRIIVFWSKNPKPLIQYLPEIEAKGIHYYFQFTLNDYEQEKLEPNVPPLVQRIDTFKALSDRLGKKRVIWRYDPLILTNTISIDVLVDRIECIARQLQGYTEKLVISFADIGIYKKVQNNLTREGVSFREFTPPLMIELAERIQHKAQGWGINITTCAEGVSLDQYGIGHNRCIDDDLMIELFNDDSALMNFLGYQPDLFAVYSRPYLKDKGQRKECGCIVSKDIGMYDTCHHLCKYCYANTSRKAVENNLRKHDPNSESLIEAGYSRLLSADTNR; this is encoded by the coding sequence GTGGTTTTCAGTGGATGGAAAACGGACATCATTAATCTTCCGGATAATAAATGCGAGAAGGCCATCTGCCCGGTCATTGTATCGGCCAGTCGTGCAACAGATATCCCCGCATTTTTCGCCAAGTGGTTCAGAAATCGTCTTGAAGCCGGATATCTGACATGGAAAAATCCTTTTAATACCAAACAGTTTCAGTACATTTCATTCAAGAAAACCCGAATCATTGTGTTCTGGAGTAAAAATCCAAAGCCACTGATTCAATATTTACCCGAAATAGAGGCCAAAGGAATTCACTATTATTTTCAGTTCACTCTCAATGACTATGAACAGGAGAAACTGGAGCCTAATGTCCCCCCTCTTGTACAGCGCATTGATACATTTAAAGCCCTATCTGATAGGCTTGGCAAGAAACGCGTTATCTGGCGATATGATCCTCTGATCCTTACCAATACCATTTCCATTGATGTCCTTGTGGATCGCATTGAATGCATTGCCCGACAGCTCCAAGGATACACTGAGAAGCTCGTTATAAGCTTTGCTGATATCGGCATATATAAAAAAGTACAAAACAATCTGACGAGAGAAGGTGTTTCTTTCAGAGAATTTACACCACCATTAATGATCGAACTTGCGGAACGAATTCAGCATAAAGCTCAAGGCTGGGGAATCAATATTACCACTTGTGCCGAAGGTGTATCGCTTGACCAATATGGTATTGGGCATAATAGATGTATCGATGACGATCTTATGATTGAACTTTTCAATGACGATTCAGCATTGATGAATTTTCTAGGCTATCAGCCTGATCTTTTTGCCGTCTATTCCCGGCCATATCTCAAGGACAAGGGGCAACGAAAGGAGTGTGGTTGCATAGTCAGTAAGGACATCGGCATGTATGATACCTGTCATCATCTCTGCAAGTATTGCTATGCAAATACATCACGGAAAGCTGTGGAGAATAATCTTCGCAAGCACGATCCTAATTCTGAATCCCTGATTGAGGCAGGTTACAGCCGTCTTCTGTCTGCCGATACAAACCGGTGA